In Chryseobacterium salivictor, the DNA window ATACTTCTATATGTTCTTTTCCTTCGGCATCAAACTTCACGGGATAATAATTCTCATTTAAATAATTTGCGATCACCGGTTGATTGTAAGTGTTTTTCTCCATGATTTTGCACGGAGCACACCAATCGGTATAGAAATTAATCAGTATTTTCTTGGGAACTGTTTTCTGAGCGTTGACCGCTTCTTCCAAAGTCATCCATCTGACTTGGGAAGAGGCGAAGAACGTTATCAATATCGAAAGTAAGAGGACCGTTTTTTTCATTTTAATTTAATGGCTAAAGTCGTACCAAATTGGGCTTTTATCTTACTTCCTGCATCAATTTTTTGACCAGTGGCGAAATTAATATTAAAATAACGCCCGCAATTACGGCATATAAACCTAATTCTTTATAGCCTGAGGTGTAGGCATGCAGCTTTTCGATATTGGACGCGTCCTCGCGTGCTGTTGCCATATTTGCTCCGATAAGCCCCGCAACGTACTGTCCGTAAGCTGAAGCTAAAAACCACATTCCCATCATCATTCCCTGTAGTTTTTGTGTAGAAAGTTTCGTCATAATCGACAGACCAATCGGCGAGAGGCACATTTCACCCAAAGTAATAATAAACAAAGCAATGGTAAATAAGCTTAAAGAAGTAACTCCCGCGGCATTTGCAAAAAATTGAGTAGCGAAAATTGCATAAAATCCTAAACCTAAAAATATAAATCCTAAACCAAATTTAATAATGGTGTTGGGTTCTAATTTCTTTTTGCTGAGCCAAATCCAAAGTAAACCAATTGGGATTGCAACTAACAAAATGAAGAATGCGCCGCCAGAATTGTTCACCCCATTTGGATCTAAACCAAGTAAATCGTTATTCAGATTATGCGCAGCGAAAATACTTAGAGAACCGCCACTTTGCTCATAAATACCCCAAAATATGATGGAGAACAGAATGAAAATCAGAGCAGCCATAAGCTTACTGCGTTCTGATTTAGAGACTTTCGACATTTCATAGAATAAATAAAGTAATGTCAGTGGACCTACAGCGTACATGAAATAATCGGTGTACTGAGTTTTCGCCACCATCACCATAATCATCGGAATGAAAAGTAAAGACAGGGCATAAACTCCATATTCTTTCCATTTTTCCATGGAAACCAGCTCTCCGTTTTTAAGTACTTTTAAAGGTTGAAGTCCGATGGGTCCCAATCTTCTCTGTGTAAAAATAAAATTGACTAAGCTGATCACCATTACAACTGCTGCTAAACCGAAAGCCACATTCCAGTGCAATCCTTCAGGAATTAAATGGGAAAGCAATTCACCTTTTCCAATGGCGATACATAAATAACCACCTAGCAAAGCTCCTAAATTAATTCCGGCATAAAAAAGTGAAAACCCCGCATCTGTACGGTTATCACCTTTCTTGTATAGTTTTCCTACCATGGTGGAGATGTTCGGTTTGAAAAATCCTGTTCCAACTACAGTAAATGAAATTCCTAAAAAGAAAAACTGGTGCGGATCCAGGGCTAAAATCAAACTGCCGATAATCATTAAAATTCCGCCCCAAAACAACGATTTCCTGAAACCTAAAATTTTATCAGCGAACAAACCTCCCACGAACGTAAAGGCATAAACAAACGCTTGAGTCGCGCCGTATTGCAGATTGGCTTCTTTTTCACCCAGATTCAGCTGGGAAATCATAAAAAAGACGAGCATTCCGCGCATTCCATAGAAACAAAAGCGTTCCCACATTTCCGAAAAGAAAAGTGACCAGATTTGTTTCGGGTATTTGCCTTTAAAATCTTGGATTTGATCGAGGGTTAGGTTCATAAGTAGAGTAGTAATTAATAAATTGTAAGGAAGCTCTTCAACTTCCGCCACACGAATTTATAAAAAAACCTCCGATAAATCGGAGGTTTATATTTTCTTTTCAAAAATGTTTAGTTCACACCGTGCATCATCCTTTTCAAAATAGGAGATATCAATGCTAAAATTGCACCTGCAATTCCACAAAGAATTACGAATACCATGAAAAACTCAAATAAATTATGAATTTCAAATCCAACAAAACTGTTGTAGACTGTTGGAATTTGTTCTTTATTAAGAAGAGCCAACTGATCTGCACTCAAAGTAACTTTTTTATCTAAGACGTCCTGAAGGTTAAATCCTAACTCTGTAGCCTTTTGGTACTTATCTCCTGTAGCAGGTAATATGGAACCTAGAGTTCCTGATAAAGCATATCCTGCTGCATTCGCGATGAAAAATACACCAAACAGAAGTGATGCAAATCTTTTCGGTGCCAATTTTCCTACCAGGGATAAACCGATTGGGGATAAGCAAAGTTCGCCCATTGTTTGGATCAGATAAAGTAAGATTAACCATTTTACGGCTAAAAGTCCCGAATTTCCTAAATCTTTTACATTGTAAGCAATAATTAAATAACTTAAAGCGATTAAACCAAGGCCTATTGCTTGTTTTAAAGGCGAAACCGGTTCTTTCTTATTGGCTCTTAATTTGTCCCAAAGCATACTGAATGGAACGGCTAAAATCACGATAAATAAGCCATTAAAAATCTGCACCATCGATGGAGGCATATTCCAGCCAAAAATATGTCTGTCGGTTTGGTTGTCTGCAATGAATGTTAATGATGAACCGGCCTGCTCAAAAGCTGCCCAGAAGAAAATAATGAAAAAGGATACAATGTAAATTACCCAAATTCTATCTCTTTCTACTTTGCTTTCGGTTGCAGACATGATTAAATAAGCCAGAGCAAGTCCCATAGAATAGATGAACGGATAAATAACTGCTTTCACAAATTCGCCCATTCCCACAGAACCAAACCCGATCTTATCTACAAATAAATATTGAAAACCAAAGAATGTTAATACAAAAATTGCAACTGCAATACCTATTGATTTTCCAGAGAAATTAGCGGTTTGTGATTCACCTTCTTCAAAATCATCTGAAGTGTTTTGACTTGGTAATCCACCAATTGGTCTTCCTTCTGGTGTTATAACATATTTATTTTTAAGTAAAACGAAAGTAAGTGTTCCAAGCACCATCGCACCAGAAGCAGCTAGAAAGCCCCACTTGAAAGCATGAATATCTCTAATCCCGCCTGCATCTTTCACATCTCCTAAAAAAGGACAAATAAACTGACCTAAAAATGCTCCTAAGTTTATTCCCATATAGAAAATGGTAAAAGCTGAATCCAGTTTCGATTTTTCCTGTTTTGGGTAAAGACTTCCGACCATTGACGAAATATTTGGTTTAAAGAAACCATTTCCGAAAATAATAACCCCTAAAGCGATCCACATCAGCATTTGCGCCGAACTCAAATTGGTATCGAATGTGGAGGCGCTCATAAACATTAGAAATTGGCCAATTGCCATCAAAGATCCTCCTACAATAATACAATATCTGTTTCCCAAAAACCGGTCTGCAATAAAACCGCCAAGCATTGGGGTAAGATAACAAAGGGCCAGAAACCCACCATATATGATGGTAACTTCGCCTTCTTTCATCAGCAGGGAGTTTACCATAAAAAGCGTCAGCAAAGCGCGCATTCCATAAAAGTTGAAACGCTCCCACATTTCTGTGCCAAAAAGTACCCACAACCCTTTCGGATGTTTTGATTTTGGTTCATTTATAAGTTCGTTACTTGAGTTTACAGCTTCCAGCTCATCCATATTTTTAGCGTTAAATTTTGTTAAGATTAGCAAATATAGTTTTTTTTCTATTTGTGAAGAAGTATGAATGGTAATTAAATGAGAAAAGTGCTGAATTATACAGCACTTTTCTCTTCTTTTATTATTAAAGCGATTAGTTAACGCCCTTTTCTTTCATAATTTTATTAAGTCTCTTCAAAATAGACAGCCCCAATAAGGTGGCAATTAATAAAAGACCAAAGTTCACAATAAAGAAATACGCTTTATTATCATATTCATACCAGAAACTTGCTAAA includes these proteins:
- a CDS encoding peptide MFS transporter; the protein is MNLTLDQIQDFKGKYPKQIWSLFFSEMWERFCFYGMRGMLVFFMISQLNLGEKEANLQYGATQAFVYAFTFVGGLFADKILGFRKSLFWGGILMIIGSLILALDPHQFFFLGISFTVVGTGFFKPNISTMVGKLYKKGDNRTDAGFSLFYAGINLGALLGGYLCIAIGKGELLSHLIPEGLHWNVAFGLAAVVMVISLVNFIFTQRRLGPIGLQPLKVLKNGELVSMEKWKEYGVYALSLLFIPMIMVMVAKTQYTDYFMYAVGPLTLLYLFYEMSKVSKSERSKLMAALIFILFSIIFWGIYEQSGGSLSIFAAHNLNNDLLGLDPNGVNNSGGAFFILLVAIPIGLLWIWLSKKKLEPNTIIKFGLGFIFLGLGFYAIFATQFFANAAGVTSLSLFTIALFIITLGEMCLSPIGLSIMTKLSTQKLQGMMMGMWFLASAYGQYVAGLIGANMATAREDASNIEKLHAYTSGYKELGLYAVIAGVILILISPLVKKLMQEVR
- a CDS encoding peptide MFS transporter produces the protein MDELEAVNSSNELINEPKSKHPKGLWVLFGTEMWERFNFYGMRALLTLFMVNSLLMKEGEVTIIYGGFLALCYLTPMLGGFIADRFLGNRYCIIVGGSLMAIGQFLMFMSASTFDTNLSSAQMLMWIALGVIIFGNGFFKPNISSMVGSLYPKQEKSKLDSAFTIFYMGINLGAFLGQFICPFLGDVKDAGGIRDIHAFKWGFLAASGAMVLGTLTFVLLKNKYVITPEGRPIGGLPSQNTSDDFEEGESQTANFSGKSIGIAVAIFVLTFFGFQYLFVDKIGFGSVGMGEFVKAVIYPFIYSMGLALAYLIMSATESKVERDRIWVIYIVSFFIIFFWAAFEQAGSSLTFIADNQTDRHIFGWNMPPSMVQIFNGLFIVILAVPFSMLWDKLRANKKEPVSPLKQAIGLGLIALSYLIIAYNVKDLGNSGLLAVKWLILLYLIQTMGELCLSPIGLSLVGKLAPKRFASLLFGVFFIANAAGYALSGTLGSILPATGDKYQKATELGFNLQDVLDKKVTLSADQLALLNKEQIPTVYNSFVGFEIHNLFEFFMVFVILCGIAGAILALISPILKRMMHGVN